The segment GTGACTatgtcaataaaatataaaaactctggggatccctgggtagatcaacggtttagcgcctgccttcgtcccagggcatgatcctggagacccaggatcgagtcccacatcgggctccctgcgtggagcctgcttctccctctgcctgtgtctctgcctctgtgtgtgtgtgtgtgtgtgtgtgtgtgtctcgtgaataaataaataaaatcttaaaaaaataaaaataaataaaataaaataaaatataaaaactttgaatgcttagaaaaaataaatcactgaggGAAAACATTAGACACTAACCTTAAAGATAATGACAGATTCTCTGAGTAGTAACAAACAACATATGACTGtataacatgaaatatttattcctaGAGAAGTACAGTTAAAgatcttagaaaacaaacaactggGAAATTTCTCAAAAGCGTCAGAATGTTGTAGTGGCTGGGTGTtacagtgggttgagtgtctgattcttgctTGCAGATTAAGGTATGATCTCAGGATTTGGATCAAGTCTCACCTCAGACTCTACTCTGGAAGGAATCTGCTAGTCCCtatccctctgcttctcttaTCTCTCTCcaagaagaataaatataaaatgttaaaaaattattgaaatgttaATACAAACTTAGGAAAAGCTGCTAgaggaaataattaaaacactACAGTAGGAGAGACTATAGGCATACAATTGATACAATCAAAGTGACATAAAAGGCATACATTCACTGCCCAGTTAAAAATTCATGGTATCAAATTAATTTAGTGAGGAGGATACAAAGTCTGGCCCATTACTCTTCGAAAGGCTGCCTTGAATTCCTGGTTCCTCAGGCTATAAATCATTGGATTGAAGAGTGGAGTGAGGATGGTGTAGGACACAGATATGAGCGTGTCCTGACTTGAAGAGTAGCTGGATTTGGGCCTTAAGTAGATGAAAGAGGCACAACCGTAATGCACAGTAACCACAATGAGGTGGGAGGCACAGGTGGAGAAGGCCTTGTACCTGCCGGTGGAGGATGGGATCTTCAAAATGGCAGAAATGATGCGGATGTAAGAGAccaggatgaggaggagggggacgaccaatacacacacaccaaTCATGAATATGACCAACTGACTGAGGCGCGAGTGATGGGACGCCACCTTGAGGACAGGAGAGATGTCGCAGAAGTAGTGATGCAGCTGGttggaggagaggaagggcaggTGAAACACCAGGGAGGTGACAATCTGGGCAATAGTCAAGCCACAGGCACAGGCAGCAGCCACGAGTCCCACACACACCCGAGGTCCCATGAGCTCTGTGTAGCGCAGAGGGTTACAGATGGCCACGTAGCGGTCATACCCCATGGCTGCCAGCAGGAAGGAATGAGAGCAGCCGAGGAAGAGGAAGGTGAACATCTGGATGGCACAGCCCACGAAGGAGATGGTCTTCTTCTGGGCCAGCAGGTCCACCAGCATCTTGGGGACGATGACAAAGGTGTAGCAGGTCTCGGAGCAGGAGAGGACGgccaggaagaagtacatgggggtgtgcaGGGCTCTGTCCAGCACGATGGTGGAAATGATGATGGCATTGGTGCCCAGAGTGAACAGGTAGAGGGGCAGGAAGGCGACGAAGAGCAGCCGCTGCAGCCCGGCCAGAGAGGAGAAGCCAAGGAAGATGAACTCCCTCACCAGGGTCTCGTTGCCCCGCTCCATGCAGAGCACCCCTAGAGAGGAGACCccaggacagagacagaggccagGATCCAGGAAGGGGAGCAGGAATGGGCGGGACAATCACACAGGGTCTGCAGGCAGCCCAACCCTTCATGCCTCCCCAGAAAGGTCTGTGAAGAAAAGACCTAAGGCTCCATAGACAACAGAGGACCTGATGGGCAATGGGGAGGCTTTCCCGAAGGCCACGACCATGGTCTCTAGCCAAGGATTACGCATCTGTCTCACTGGTTTCACTCACATCTCACTGAGGAATTCTTGTGTTGTCTTGCTCACTACAAGCCTAAGGAAACTAGCTCtgcaaaaggggaaaaataggTCCAATTCCAGCCGTCTGCACTGGGTCAGAATGTGCAATGAGGAATGAGTGGTGTTCGGAAACCACATGGGACCTCGGTGTAgccaactgtaaaatgggaagggagaggaagagttaGGTTTAGGTGACCTCCAGCAAACGTGGGAAGGACGTCATGACCATGTCAGTTCTTCATGTCAACAACCTATGGCAGTAACACAAAATCCAAGGAAGCAACACGGTTAGTGTCATGCCTGACAGACTGACTAAGAGGAGGGAGTGACCCTCCTGGAGGCTCCACACTGGCAGCCTTGACAAAAAGTGGAATGCCAGAAAACACCAATTTAAGGACAAATGTCCCCGGTTCCACAAAGAGGAAGCACCAGGGAGGTAGAAAGAGACTCATTACCTTGGTGGCATTTGCAGCTCACCTCCCTTTTCTGATTGTGCCTCTGGAAAACCCCAAGAATGGAATTTTCCAAAAATGGCTCAGAGCTCATCAAAGAGCATTTGAAAGACTGGGGGACAATTGGTCCGTTTTCCAGGTACCGGTACTCGGACGATCCGCAGACTTGATGTCTCTTCAATATTGTTAGACCAACAAGTTGATTATGTCAACACTGTAAGATTCCCTTTGCACATTCTGCTCCTAAACACAGTCTACAAGTTGCTAGAAAGCAGGGTTTCCAGAGTCACTCTTAGGACACACATCAGATAATTTTGCATAGATGTAACTCCCAATTGTCCAAGCCTACAAAGTAACGACAGTGTTTTCTATGCAAAGTCACTTAGCCTTTATTTATTGGCTGCATCCGGTCTTTATTTACACACTTTTCTGATGTAcgtgttcaataaatggtgctgggaaaattggacatccacatgcagaagaatgaaactagaccactctcttgcaccagacacaaagataaactcaaaatggatgaaagatctaaatgtgagacaagattccatcagaatcctagaggagaacacaggcaacaccctttttgaactcggccacagtcacttcttgcaagatacatccacgaagtcaaaagaaacaaaagcacaaatgaactattgggacttcatcaagataagaagcgtttgcacagcaaaggatacagtcaacaaaactaaaagacaacctacaggatgggagaagatatttgcaaatgacatatcagataaagggctagtttccaagatctataagaacttattaaactcaacagcaaagaaacaaacaatccaatcatgaaatgggcagaagacatgaacagaaatctcacaggggaagacatagacgtggccaacaagcacatgagaaaatgctctgcatcacttgccatcagggaaatacaaatcaaaaccacaatgagataccacctcacaccagtgagaatggggaaaattaacaaggcaggaaaccacaaatgttggagaggatgtggagaaaagggaaccctcttacactgttggtgggaatgtgacctggtgcagccactctggaaaactgtgtggaggttcctcaaagagttaaaaatagacctgccctaagacccagcaattgcactgttggggatttaccccaaagatacagatgcaatgaaactgcagggacacctgcaccccgatgtttctagcaggcAATGTCCACAactagccaaactgtggaaggagcctcggtgtccatcgaaagatgaatggataaagaagatgtggtttatgtatacaatggaatattcttcagccattagaaatgacaaatacccaccatttgcttcaacgtggatggaactggagggtattatgctgagtgaagtaagtcagtcggagaaggacaaacattatatgttctcattcatttggggaatataaataatagtgaaagggaataaaagggaagggagaaaaatgtgtgggaaatatcagaaagggagacagaacatgagagactcctaactcaggtaaaagaactaggggtgatggaaggggaggagggcggggtgtgggggtgaatgggtgacgggcactgaggggggcacttgacaggatgagcactggtgttattctgtatgttggcaaattgaacaccaataaaaaataaatttattataaaaaatataaataaataaataaataagtaaataaataaataaataaataaacaaactaacaTCATCTAGTGAGGAATCATTTGCACCGTCTaccagaattttccatttttacattCTTCTAGCCAATAACAAATTTAGATTCTGGATAtaccttaaatgtatatttaattaaatattcggaactttctttttttcttttaaagatttgtgtgtgtgtgtgagagagagagagagaaggagagacagagagagcacacaagtggtaGGTgcacaggaagggagagagataTTACCCGGATTCGTGATAAGCATGGGGTCTCAGGCTTTGTCTGACCCcgggtccctgagatcatgacctcagccaaaacctagagtcagatgcttaacctacagcatcagccaggtgcctctaatgATGAGAAAGTTCTGAAACTCATTGTATTCATCCCTAGAAACAGggagataaattttttttcttcttccttactaCCTCGAAACGGGTCCTAAACTCAATACTTATAGTTATTCATGTACTTGAAGTTAATATGAAATACACAGGCTGGTTTTAAAGTGctttaacaatttaaatttaaagtgcTTTAACAAATAATAGGCATTTTCATTATGTACCTGCAAAgatatttctgataaaatataaGATATGATTGTACTATGTCGGTCTCCATAGATACATCTGCATGTGGATAATAGCCgtatgttttctatatttagaaaaacaaaccagTGTGTTTACATAACAGCCTCACaaggaaaatggatttttatcTGTTAAGACCCTGAGGCAAATGGACATTTATCCTTATAGCTCATTTTGTCCTAGCTCTTTCCACTGATTTTTCTCATCTCCTTTTACATAATCCACATCTAACCCCCACACCCCCAATTTTGTGGGTGTGACATGTGGAGTAGAAcacagaggctggaagtcccTCGATTCTGAAGGAATACCTGGATCTACACAAACCCAAAAtaattatctaaattatttttcactccGACCCATGACACAGCTGACTGGATTGTGAGATTGGTGTATCTGCCCTACTTGTGGTGTTTGAGAACCCACAAGCACCATCCAGCTGAGGAGGCAGCCCTCGTCTGCTCAAGAAAACATCGGGACCAGCACAGTGAGCTCAAACTCTGCTATGCATAGAAAGATGTAAGAGCAGAAACATGAATAAGATCTTCCTGCCAAAAGCCCAAGGCCATCAACTTAAGGTCAAAGACCCCTGCATTTGACAGGACAAGATCTCTATGTTAAGTCTAGGTTTGGGTGACTTTGAACAAGACACTTCATTTAAGGCACACATAAGTGAGGCTGTTCCATCTCCTTATTCTAAAACTAAAGTGGCCCGGGTCTGTAAGGACTGTAATAAACTGGCCAGATGTGTGGGAAAGTCCTTCAGCAGAAGGGCCTTGAACACTAGCTTGCAGGAGACCTGGCTTAGGGCACCAGTGGAGTACTGACCCCAAGAGTCTTTCAGTTCAGGAAGTTGAAGACTCTGTAAATGATGATCCCGGAAGGGCCCTTATCTGCTAGAACCTGTGGGGGGGCATTCAGGTTAATACTCGAAGAGATGGCACTTGCACACCCGAGTTTTCTGACCCCTTAGATGCCCTGTTGGGATAGTAGGTACACGGAATTTAAATAGTAACTCAGGAGAAGAGGGTACTGGGTACCGGCAAAAGGGaccaaaactaaatatttaacaCTTTGGAGATATTCAGCTATTTATCTGAGGAAAAGCATCAATCGGTAAAGGGAGACAAATTCTGTAGGCAGCATCAAAGagcaaagaagtaaaatttctatCTTTCTAGGTGCACACAAAGACCATGAACATGCATATTGAAATGAGTCTGAGCATGGGATGTCGATTATAAATCAAAAGAGATTCCACGAGTACCCAGTAGGGAGAAAAGTGGACATTCGGGATCTGTTTCTGTTCACCCAGGAGTCAAGCAACcaaaaagacatgaaatgaaAGTCTAGCTGGGAACAAAGCTGACGCAGTCTGAACATCCTGAAATTCAGAGAACTCTATGGCCCACACCCAAACACTCCTCAGACCTTGAGTTAAAAGTGGCCCCTGGTTCTCTTCTCAACCCTGCCTCTCCTGCACCTGCCATCACGGATCTCCTGGAGGGGCTCGACATCCACAACACGACCCATCCCTCAGGCCCACACCCCACACAGCCCTAGACCCCACCGCTACCTGCTGTTCGGCAAGTACCCACAGGGCTTTCCTCCTTTCAATTCAGACAGAAGGAGCTACTCAGTATCTGGGATCCCTTGCCAAGTGGATTCTCAGCCAAAGCTCAGAAACCGACCACAGGACAGCAGGAGGCAGGGAATGTGCCCTGGAGTAGACGCTCTCATCTGCATCAACAGAGGAAGCCTCTGCCTCCATCAGGCCCATGGGCCCCTCCAGCCAAACTCACGGTCTGTGGAGGTGCTGGTGACCAGCACGCAGGGAGGTTATTAAAACGTGTACTGTGGTGGTTGGACTCCTGAGGCTGTTTCTGCTCCTGGAGACGTTGTCTTGGGGTTAATTAGAAGTCAAGTCTACTTTGGAGAATTAATGTCACCAGGTTCTCAAAGGCAGCCTTCTCTGAGGAACCTGGGGAGAAGGAGCCAGGAGCATAATTAGCCCGTGCCCGCATTGGAAGCTGCATCCACAGGTAGTGGATTCTGTGGGACACATGACCACAATTGGAACTGTGTTGTACAGGCCACGTGGGgatttttcactgaatttttagTAGGAAATTTGTATACATCCAGGGGTTCTCAACTTGAGTGTTTCTAAGAGTCAAAAGAGGGCTTAATTTCAAATCCATCATCTCAGGTTCTCGTCCATAGAAATTCTAATCGGTGACTCTAAGCTGCTCTGCAGAAACCTACATCTTAACAAGCATCTTCCACGAGGTTGAGTTCTATCATTGACTGCCTTGCTGTTGACAAGCATCTTCTAGTCGAGTGACTAACCCTGACGTTCTCACTTTCATCCAAGCAAATCCAAAATGAGTATCAATCCAGTCCAAATCACAGCATGGACGGTGAGGGCAACCTGACAGTCAAATTTCTGAGGTTTACGTGAAAGAACAGGATACTTTTGAAACAGATGGGTAATGTAGAGACTCAGTGTTCCCAGGAGAAGATGCCTCAGTGATAATAATAAGAAGGATAAGTGTGCTATGGGAGCAAGAAGAGGTAAGGAgtacagagagacacagaagagaactCAAAAGTTCAATTGTGCGCTTTTAGCAACAGAAGTGACCTcacacagaacataaagactcctaactctgggaaatgaactaggggtggtggaaggggaggagggcagggggtaggggtgagtgggtgacgggctctgagggggacacttgacgggatgagcactgggtgttattctgtatgttggtaaattgagcaccaataaaaattattttattaaaaaaaaaaagaagtgacctCACATGTCAGtaagaaaaatgtgattatttgGTAAATAACAGTGGGAAACGGGctccctctgtgtgctcctcACCTGAAGGGCGTGTCCTGGCGGAATAAAGACATGGCCTCCTGAAGGCTCAGTAGTAGCGCTCAGGGTCCGACCTCCCCTGAGGAGCCCTGTGCATCTACTGCACCTGCAAACAGTGCCCTGTGCCCATTCTCCAGCACCAGCATGACTGAGTCTGGGAATCAGTGTGAGAGGAGCTGGAACCCACTCCTTCCATTTCACCCTGAGTGACTGACACAGAAGGTTGAGCTTGGTGGTTTAGAGGTGTTATTTCTCCCAGGAGTGTCGCCTCTGCCTGGAAACACAAAACTGGAGATGGAGGCTTGGCCTTGGCCACCTCAGTCTACCTTGTTGCAGCCAGAAAGGGTCTTGCTGCACGAGCCAGGgtcattaattttctgtttttttttttttttaagattgattgccAAAggattgatttcatttttcttaaaacatttcccTGATATGAAAATTTAATATAGCTTATAGATCTGTAAGTTATAGATAATTTTTGTGAGTCTCCTTTAGCATGAGGATCAcagataaatatttcaataaaaatgcaGACTTTTGAAACATCCACTTTTTCTaagcttttaatttattttttattggtgttcaatttaccagcatacagaataacccccagtgcccatcaccattcccctcccacccctcgccctcctccccttctaccacccctagttcgtttcccagagttagcaatctttacgttctgtctccctttctgatatttcccacacatttcttctcccttcccttatattccctttcactattatttatattccccaaatgaatgagaacatataatgtttgtccttctccgactgacttacttcactcagcatcataccctccagttccatccacgttgaagcaaatggtgggtatttatcatttctaatagctgagtaatattccattgtatacataaaccacatcttctttatccactcatctttcgatggactttttctaagcttttacatttttagttaCAGAGATTATTATCATTTGCTTTCCACCTAAGACTATGACTTTCTTGAAGACAGAGCTGATAGGATTTTTAGTTCATTAAAACATTGtagtccattttcattttttattttaaactgttttccaactttataaaattgtacatatttaaggCATATAATATGATAGTTTGATACATGTACGTATTGTgtaatgattaccacagtaaagCCGATTATCATGATTATCATACCTATCTCCTCACCTTGTTATGATCTGAGTGTGAAGAGAGAATCCATAGGACCCACTGACCCAGCACATTCCACGTACGCAATACAGAGCTCTTAACTGCACTCATCATGGTGTACATTAGACCTCTGGGACTCATCCCTCCTTGGTCCCCAACTGTTCTCCCCCTGTTCCCATGACCATCATCTCTACAtttcccctccctgcagcccctggccaccaccgTTCTAGGATTTTCCACATGCACTGGAAAAGAAGGTGTATTCTTGGCAGTTGGGTACAAAGTTCTGTACCAGGCCCATCGGTCCTATGATGTTGCTCCATTCTTCTGTTTCCCTGCCAATGTTCTGTCTGAAAGATCCTTTTACGGAGGGTGGGGCACTGAAGTCTCATGCCGTTATGTTATTGCTCTCTTTTCTCACTTCAGATCTGtcaatatttgctttttctattttggtgATTTAATGTAAAACgaacattttttataattgtgATATCTTCCTGTTAAATTGACActtttatcatatataataacttttttatcttttgacagtgtttttgatttctttttttttgtatatgtatttttttattggagttcaattttccaacatatagcataacacccagtgctcttcccttcaagtgcccccttTTTTGTCTTCTAGTCAGTCTTGGCTTTGTGTAGAAAACCAGCCCTGTCCTATTCTTGGTTATTAATTTAATCGATTATCTTTTTCCACCTGTTTACTTTTAGTCTGTGTGCATCCTAAAAATGAAAGTGTCTTAGAAacaggatatttttgtttttgttgttgtttttgtttttgactttccttttttaaataaatttattttttattggtgttctgtCTTTTCTTTGGGAAGacttatttccttgacatttaaAGTAACTAGGGAAAGACTTATTCTTGCCCTTTGGTTCATTGTTTCTGACAATTTTGTAGTTgggttcttcctttttttcttcctctcttgctgtcATCTTGTGGGTactaatttttaaggaaaataggGTAACAACTACACTACTAGGATGGAGTAGAGAACATCTGGAATCTAGGAGGGTGGTAGGGTATGCTTCATTACTTCACATACAAAGGCAAATTTTGATGAGAACAACTTCACTTAATCAAAGTTACCAAAGGCTAGAGCCTTAGGAAATATGGTGGTATCTAAGTTCAAAAGAATGttcaatagatgaaaaaaaaaaacacaaatagctATGACAGTCTTGCAATGAATTCCAGAAATGAGGATTGCAGtagttgtgttttattttcttggttgcTTAATTACGTATATATTTTCACATTGAACCATTCCCTGCTTCTCTTAATATGCTAGGCTCTGTAAGGTGTGTTGCTGGTGTTTGGAATTATGATTTAATCTTGAAAGAAGACCATCAATGATACTTAACCTGGGGCACTCTGTTCCTCTTTTTAGGAAGATGGATGCAGATACTCGTTGTGTGAGGCATATTAGCATCATATTAATTCCTACTGTTTGAAAATGTGAAGATGAAAAGAAGGGCATGTATGGCTGTTGAACATCCAAGCATGAAAATTGTGTTGGTCATATTTTGTTGACAGTTCATATACAATACTTCTAAGGGTCTCTCCTGTACTCTTCTATAAGGACAGAAATCGTCAAAATCCTGGAGTCTGTCCAGATTCCTTGTGTCAGGGAGCAACTATTTCCCTCCCTTCCAAGGTCTAACTAGCCGGATTAAGAAAtggacatgagacagattaacaggagaaaatcagtTAAAATCAACAGGTGAATGTATGGAGAATCCCCATAGACATGGGAATTCCAAACACAGTGAAGCAAAATGGGGTATATATGTCATTCTGATCTAAGGAGAAGGGTGGGGCTCTGGGAGCAGGAGAAAAGAATGCACTTCATAGGGCAGGAgtagatgtttggtaattagatatTTGCCCTACCATGTAGATGCATCCCTCAGATGAAATGTATATGTTAGCAACCCTTATTTTGGGAAATACCCCCAGTTTGGATTCTTCTGTGTGGTTAAGGAAGGATAAATGTCTCAAGCTCACAGGGTAtcaagtgccttcagctcaaaatcaTCCACCTGCCAAAGTGTCACATTCTGGGGCAGCAACAGGGGATACTGTCCGGAACCCATACACTTGCCAGAATTTTAGATTTACTTAGAACTCTATAGataatggaagaggaagaaagttgGGTTTTTCTATGGGAACATGTTATGGGAGCACTTGTCAGATGGCAGATATGGGCTTTTGCCCTTGGCTTTGATATCCTGAGAATCCCTCCTCAGGCCTGCATTAGTCAGCACCATAGGTAGGGGCTCCCTACGATCCTTTCAATTCTAGAGGTCAAGACCAACCCTCCTGCCATTAGCTCTCAAGCCTCAACACGTGTAGAAGTCTCTAATGCCCTTATCAAATCTTTCATTCGTTTAAATACCTCAAGTGGATTATTCTGATTTACATACAGAGAAGAACTATGTATAATCCTGCCTCAATTTTTGCAATAGACACAGGAGATCTGTTTTTCTTACCTATAATAATGCTATAAATGCCATTTTAACTGATGTAATAGAGTTCCCAGAGGTTTggatttgtaaataaaataaatgaaattgtccTTGGAGCAATTGTTCATCATTTTAGCtttatacataaatgtaaatGGCTCAGTCAAAATCTTCTGTATTTGAAATCTCATATACATCATATTGGCCAAGAAACTCTCCAAAggctataaatatataattcactATCTGTGAATATGTCAATTTCCCCAGGACATattaacaccttttttttttttttaaccgttCAGTTCTGGTcaagataaaaatgttattttcctccttttatgtttctttgattACATATTAGTATATTACAGCATTATAAATAGACTTATGAGATATTCTTATTCAACTTTTGGAAATTTTGTACTTATAACATTTTCTTATggttcttttaattctttttcttcataggtCTATAAGGCTACTTGGTTCAAATATTACATTTGGTCTTTGAATTCAAAGGATTCCacttagtcttttatttttattaaagtacttTTTTATTGAAAACTAACCTTACAGAGATTTAATTTACATACTTTAAAATGCTTCcaatttaaatgtacagtttgtTGAGTCTTGAAAAATGCATACATCCAAGGTCATCTATTCGGTTTAGTTGTAGAATGTTTGTACAACCTCTAAAGATCCCTTCTATCCTTTTGTGGTCAATCCACCCATTCTCAGCCCCCAGAAAACACTAATCTTGCCTTTTattcatatgctttttttcttttcttaagttcataaaaatgaagtcaaacatcatattcatttttgtatcttggttctttcactaagcataatgtttttgaggctcCCTCGTGTTGCTGCATTTATGagtattttgtttactttgtaatagtattccattttcaaatacaccacagtttattcatttgtgGAACTGTTGGGTTTTCAATACTCGTGTTTTGTGTCTCCTGGGTGAAAAATATTTGTCGACTTCaaggtatatattattttttcctgaaatttgtatggctTTGACATTTTTTAGTTAAATTGTATATGACTTTTAGCAAAGGCAagatttgtactttttaatatatacatcCAATATTTCCATAACAATACATTAAACAGACTATCCTTTCTTCACTGAAAAACCTTAGCAAATCTGTTGGTAATCCATCAGCCATATATGTATGCCTTGTGCTACATCCATATTGTTCATTCCGTTTCATTGATTCTAGTGTTCAATCTTATGCCACCATTACTGGGTCAACGTTGCTCTAGCATGTCTTGATATCTAGTTCATCTGTTTCTAAATTGTGCTCCCTTTGTgtgatttatttagaaaaatattatttaatatgtgGATTCTAGTAAAGCAATCTAACAAATGAACTAGAAGAAACAGATACAGACTCCTAAGTACAGACAAAAACAGtggttgggagaggggcagagtggaggatgggcaaaatcagcaaagggatttaagaggtacaaacttccagttataaaataaacagattatggggatgaaaagcacagcacagggaatggAATCAGCAATGTTGTAATAACCTGGTGTGGTGACAGAGGGTGACATATACTTTCCCTAAATTGTCCAACCTCCCTGAGATTCTGTTTTCAGAGTATAGCTGCTTCACTTCTTCTAGCTTCTTCACTTACCAC is part of the Canis lupus dingo isolate Sandy chromosome 38, ASM325472v2, whole genome shotgun sequence genome and harbors:
- the LOC112642867 gene encoding olfactory receptor 10K1-like, which codes for MERGNETLVREFIFLGFSSLAGLQRLLFVAFLPLYLFTLGTNAIIISTIVLDRALHTPMYFFLAVLSCSETCYTFVIVPKMLVDLLAQKKTISFVGCAIQMFTFLFLGCSHSFLLAAMGYDRYVAICNPLRYTELMGPRVCVGLVAAACACGLTIAQIVTSLVFHLPFLSSNQLHHYFCDISPVLKVASHHSRLSQLVIFMIGVCVLVVPLLLILVSYIRIISAILKIPSSTGRYKAFSTCASHLIVVTVHYGCASFIYLRPKSSYSSSQDTLISVSYTILTPLFNPMIYSLRNQEFKAAFRRVMGQTLYPPH